In Vibrio hippocampi, a single genomic region encodes these proteins:
- the rplL gene encoding 50S ribosomal protein L7/L12, translating to MSITNEQILDAVAEMSVMQVVELIEAMEEKFGVSAAAAVVAGGAAAGEAAAEQTEFDVILTAAGGNKVAVIKAVRGATGLGLKEAKGLVDSAPAPLKEGVDKAEAEALKAQLEEAGASVEVK from the coding sequence ATGTCTATTACTAACGAGCAAATCCTAGACGCAGTTGCAGAAATGTCTGTAATGCAAGTTGTTGAGCTTATCGAAGCTATGGAAGAGAAATTCGGCGTATCTGCAGCAGCTGCTGTAGTTGCTGGCGGTGCTGCAGCTGGCGAAGCTGCTGCTGAGCAAACTGAATTCGACGTAATCCTAACTGCTGCTGGCGGTAACAAAGTTGCTGTTATCAAAGCGGTACGTGGCGCAACAGGTCTAGGCCTTAAAGAAGCTAAAGGTCTTGTAGACTCAGCTCCAGCACCTCTAAAAGAAGGCGTTGACAAAGCTGAAGCTGAAGCTCTTAAAGCTCAGCTAGAAGAAGCTGGTGCTTCTGTTGAAGTTAAGTAA
- the rpoB gene encoding DNA-directed RNA polymerase subunit beta: MVYSYTEKKRIRKDFGTRPQVLDIPYLLSIQLDSFDKFIEQDPEGQYGLEAAFRSVFPIQSYNGNSELQYVSYRLGEPVFDVKECQIRGVTYSKPLRVKLRLVIFDKDAPAGTVKDIKEQEVYMGEIPLMTDNGTFVINGTERVIVSQLHRSPGVFFDSDKGKTHSSGKVLYNARVIPYRGSWLDFEFDPKDNLYVRIDRRRKLPASIILRALGKTSEEILDVFFEKVNFEVKDQTLLMELVPERLRGETASFDIEANGTTYVETGRRVTARHIRQLEKDGVEFIEVPVEYIVGKVSSKDYVNEDTGEIVIGANQEISLEGLANLSQAGHKQLEVLFTNDLDHGPFMSDTLRIDSTVDRISALVEIYRMMRPGEPPTKEAAEALFESLFFAEERYDLSTVGRMKFNSSIGREDAGEQGTLDETDIVEVMKKLIAIRNGIGEVDDIDHLGNRRIRSVGEMAENQFRVGLVRVERAVKERLSLGDLDAIMPQDLINAKPISAAVKEFFGSSQLSQFMDQNNPLSEVTHKRRISALGPGGLTRERAGFEVRDVHVTHYGRLCPIETPEGPNIGLINSLSAFARCNEYGFLETPYRRVVDGVVTDEVDYLSAIEEGQFVIAQANAALTEESTFADELITARQKGESGLHPRDHVNYMDVATNQVVSIAASLIPFLEHDDANRALMGANMQRQAVPTLKADKPLVGTGIERNVAVDSGVTAVAKRGGTVQSVDASRIVIKVNEDELIPGEAGIDIYNLTKYTRSNQNTCINQRPTVLPGEPVARGDVLADGPSTDLGELALGQNMRIAFMPWNGYNFEDSILVSERVVQEDRFTTIHIQELSCVARDTKLGSEEITADIPNVGESALSKLDESGIVYIGAEVKGGDILVGKVTPKGETQLTPEEKLLRAIFGEKASDVKDTSLRVPNSVSGTIIDVQVFTRDGVEKDKRALEIEQMQLKEAKKDLTEEFQILEGGLLNRVRAVLLQGGYSDAKLDGVDRKQWLELTLEDDALQTQLEQLAEQYDELRADFDKKFETKRRKITQGDDLAPGVLKIVKVYLAVKRRIQPGDKMAGRHGNKGVISKINPVEDMPYDEKGQPVDIVLNPLGVPSRMNIGQILEVHLGLAAKGIGDKINEMVKQQQELAKFREFLQKVYDLGGTRQNVDIASLSDDEVRTLVKNLRGGLPIATPVFDGASEKSIKELLKLGDLPESGQLTLFDGRTGDAFERPVTVGYMYMLKLNHLVDDKMHARSTGSYSLVTQQPLGGKAQFGGQRFGEMEVWALEAYGAAYTLQEMLTVKSDDVNGRTKMYKNIVDGNHSMEPGMPESFNVLLKEIRSLGINIELEDEE, from the coding sequence ATGGTTTACTCTTATACCGAGAAAAAGCGCATCCGTAAGGACTTTGGTACTCGTCCACAAGTGTTGGACATTCCATACCTGCTATCGATCCAGCTTGATTCTTTCGACAAATTCATCGAACAGGATCCGGAAGGGCAATATGGACTTGAAGCTGCTTTTCGTTCTGTATTCCCGATTCAGAGCTATAACGGCAATTCTGAGCTGCAATACGTTAGCTACCGTCTTGGTGAGCCTGTATTTGATGTTAAAGAATGTCAAATCCGCGGCGTCACTTACTCGAAACCACTACGCGTAAAACTACGCTTAGTTATTTTCGATAAAGACGCACCAGCAGGTACTGTAAAAGACATTAAAGAACAAGAAGTCTACATGGGCGAAATTCCGCTTATGACAGACAATGGTACCTTCGTTATCAATGGTACCGAGAGGGTTATCGTATCCCAGCTGCACCGAAGCCCAGGCGTGTTCTTCGACAGCGATAAGGGTAAGACCCACTCATCAGGTAAAGTTCTTTATAACGCACGTGTTATTCCTTACCGTGGTTCATGGCTCGATTTCGAGTTTGACCCGAAAGATAACCTGTACGTTCGTATCGACCGTCGTCGTAAGCTACCAGCATCGATCATTCTTCGTGCATTAGGCAAAACTTCAGAAGAGATCCTAGACGTCTTCTTCGAGAAAGTTAACTTCGAAGTGAAAGACCAAACTCTACTTATGGAGTTGGTTCCTGAGCGCCTACGTGGTGAGACGGCTTCATTCGATATTGAAGCAAACGGCACGACTTATGTAGAAACTGGTCGTCGCGTAACTGCGCGTCACATCCGTCAACTAGAAAAAGACGGTGTGGAATTCATTGAAGTACCTGTTGAGTACATCGTAGGTAAAGTCTCATCGAAAGACTACGTCAATGAAGACACAGGCGAGATCGTTATCGGTGCAAACCAAGAGATCAGCCTAGAAGGCTTAGCTAACCTATCTCAAGCAGGTCACAAGCAGCTTGAAGTGCTATTCACAAACGACCTAGACCACGGTCCGTTTATGTCAGATACACTACGTATCGATAGCACAGTAGATCGCATCTCTGCATTGGTAGAAATCTACCGCATGATGCGCCCTGGCGAGCCACCAACAAAAGAAGCTGCAGAAGCGCTATTTGAAAGCTTATTCTTCGCTGAAGAGCGTTATGACCTATCGACTGTTGGTCGTATGAAGTTTAACAGCTCTATCGGTCGTGAAGACGCTGGCGAACAAGGTACGCTAGACGAGACCGATATCGTTGAAGTGATGAAGAAGCTGATCGCGATCCGTAACGGTATTGGTGAAGTTGATGATATCGACCACCTTGGTAACCGTCGTATCCGTAGTGTTGGCGAAATGGCAGAAAACCAATTCCGTGTTGGTTTAGTACGTGTTGAACGTGCGGTTAAAGAACGCCTAAGCCTTGGTGATCTTGACGCTATCATGCCTCAAGACCTAATCAACGCTAAGCCGATTTCTGCTGCAGTTAAAGAATTCTTCGGTTCTTCACAGCTGTCTCAGTTTATGGACCAGAACAACCCACTATCAGAAGTCACGCACAAGCGTCGTATCTCTGCATTGGGTCCTGGTGGTCTAACTCGTGAGCGTGCTGGCTTTGAAGTACGTGACGTACACGTAACGCACTACGGTCGTCTATGTCCTATCGAAACGCCTGAAGGTCCGAACATCGGTCTAATTAACTCGCTATCTGCGTTTGCACGTTGTAACGAGTACGGTTTCCTAGAAACTCCGTACCGTCGTGTCGTCGATGGTGTAGTGACAGACGAAGTGGATTACCTATCTGCAATCGAAGAAGGTCAATTCGTTATCGCACAGGCTAACGCTGCGTTAACGGAAGAAAGCACTTTTGCAGACGAGCTAATCACTGCACGTCAAAAAGGTGAATCTGGTCTTCACCCACGCGACCATGTTAACTACATGGACGTTGCAACAAACCAAGTAGTATCTATCGCTGCGTCGCTTATCCCGTTCCTAGAACACGATGATGCGAACCGTGCATTGATGGGTGCGAACATGCAACGTCAGGCTGTTCCAACACTTAAGGCAGATAAGCCTCTTGTTGGTACGGGTATCGAACGCAACGTAGCCGTTGACTCTGGTGTAACAGCAGTCGCTAAACGTGGCGGTACCGTTCAGTCTGTAGATGCTTCTCGTATCGTTATTAAAGTTAACGAAGATGAGCTGATCCCTGGCGAAGCCGGTATCGACATCTACAACCTGACTAAGTACACGCGTTCAAACCAGAACACTTGTATTAACCAGCGCCCAACCGTACTACCTGGTGAACCAGTAGCACGTGGTGATGTTCTTGCTGACGGTCCTTCAACCGACCTTGGTGAGCTAGCGCTTGGTCAAAACATGCGTATCGCGTTCATGCCTTGGAACGGTTATAACTTCGAAGACTCGATCTTAGTATCTGAGCGCGTAGTTCAAGAAGACCGCTTCACGACGATCCACATTCAAGAGCTTTCTTGTGTGGCACGTGATACTAAGCTGGGCTCTGAAGAGATCACAGCGGATATTCCAAACGTAGGTGAGTCTGCTCTGTCTAAACTAGACGAGTCAGGTATCGTTTACATCGGTGCTGAAGTTAAGGGTGGCGACATCCTAGTTGGTAAAGTAACGCCTAAGGGTGAAACTCAGCTAACGCCTGAAGAGAAGCTACTACGTGCTATCTTCGGTGAAAAAGCATCGGATGTTAAAGATACTTCACTGCGTGTACCTAACTCTGTTTCAGGTACCATCATTGACGTTCAAGTCTTCACTCGCGATGGCGTAGAGAAAGACAAGCGTGCTCTAGAAATCGAGCAGATGCAGCTTAAAGAGGCGAAGAAAGACCTTACCGAGGAGTTCCAAATCCTTGAAGGTGGTCTTCTAAACCGTGTTAGAGCTGTACTTCTACAAGGTGGTTACTCTGACGCTAAGCTTGATGGTGTTGACCGTAAGCAATGGCTAGAACTGACTCTTGAAGATGACGCACTGCAAACTCAGCTTGAGCAACTTGCAGAGCAGTATGACGAGCTAAGAGCAGACTTCGATAAGAAGTTTGAAACTAAGCGTCGTAAGATCACTCAAGGCGATGACCTAGCACCTGGCGTTCTGAAGATTGTTAAGGTTTACCTAGCGGTTAAACGTCGTATCCAGCCTGGTGATAAGATGGCAGGTCGTCACGGTAACAAGGGTGTAATCTCTAAGATCAACCCTGTAGAAGACATGCCTTACGATGAGAAAGGTCAGCCTGTAGACATCGTACTTAACCCACTGGGTGTACCATCGCGTATGAACATCGGTCAGATCCTTGAGGTTCACTTAGGTCTGGCAGCGAAAGGTATCGGTGACAAGATCAACGAGATGGTGAAACAGCAGCAAGAGCTAGCGAAATTCCGCGAATTCCTGCAGAAAGTTTACGATCTTGGTGGCACTCGTCAGAACGTTGACATTGCGTCACTGTCTGATGACGAAGTACGCACACTGGTTAAAAACCTACGTGGCGGTCTACCGATTGCGACACCTGTCTTTGACGGTGCATCAGAGAAGTCAATTAAAGAGCTTCTAAAACTGGGTGACCTACCAGAATCTGGTCAGCTAACTCTGTTTGATGGTCGCACGGGTGATGCGTTTGAGCGTCCTGTAACTGTTGGTTACATGTACATGCTGAAACTAAACCACCTTGTTGATGACAAGATGCACGCTCGTTCAACGGGTTCGTACAGCCTAGTAACTCAGCAACCACTTGGTGGTAAAGCTCAGTTCGGTGGTCAGCGTTTCGGTGAGATGGAAGTATGGGCACTAGAAGCATACGGTGCGGCTTACACTCTACAAGAAATGCTAACTGTTAAGTCAGATGACGTTAACGGTCGTACCAAGATGTATAAGAACATCGTTGACGGTAACCATAGCATGGAACCTGGCATGCCAGAGTCATTCAACGTACTGTTGAAAGAGATTCGCTCGCTAGGTATCAACATCGAGCTAGAAGACGAAGAGTAA
- the nudC gene encoding NAD(+) diphosphatase, translating into MLKKSDSKDLKAYWCIVAGNDVWLINDQLPLATANELELNTEQAIQVGDFDGYPVMWLNDSELEGQRELFSLRTLLHLPEALFYLVSKAIQYGYMTQSMRYCPQCGGRNHLNHNQLAMQCQDCRTLHYPRIFPCIIVAVRKGTQILLANHNRHTSGMYTVIAGFLEVGETLEMCVAREIEEETGIKVNNIRYFGSQPWAFPSSMMMAFLADYQSGELKPDFSELKDAQWFETTQLPHVAPEGTIARALIAETAQQVQQDVIRKV; encoded by the coding sequence ATGTTAAAAAAAAGTGACAGTAAAGATTTGAAGGCTTACTGGTGTATCGTTGCTGGAAATGACGTCTGGTTGATCAACGATCAACTTCCTTTGGCAACCGCCAATGAGCTTGAGCTCAACACAGAACAGGCGATACAAGTCGGAGACTTTGATGGGTATCCAGTGATGTGGCTGAACGACAGTGAGTTAGAGGGTCAGCGCGAGCTGTTTTCATTGCGAACGTTACTGCACTTGCCAGAAGCACTTTTTTACTTAGTCTCAAAAGCGATACAGTATGGCTACATGACGCAAAGTATGCGCTATTGTCCCCAATGCGGCGGTCGTAATCATCTCAATCACAATCAACTTGCTATGCAGTGCCAAGATTGTCGAACGCTGCACTATCCTCGTATCTTCCCGTGTATCATCGTTGCAGTACGCAAAGGCACCCAAATACTGCTCGCCAATCACAATCGACATACTAGCGGAATGTATACCGTGATCGCTGGCTTCCTTGAAGTAGGCGAAACGCTAGAAATGTGTGTCGCCCGTGAAATTGAAGAAGAGACCGGGATCAAGGTCAACAACATTCGCTACTTCGGCAGCCAACCTTGGGCATTTCCTTCCAGTATGATGATGGCATTTCTCGCCGACTATCAATCGGGAGAACTTAAGCCCGATTTTAGTGAGCTAAAAGATGCTCAGTGGTTCGAAACGACCCAATTACCTCATGTTGCCCCCGAAGGAACCATCGCCAGAGCACTGATCGCCGAGACCGCACAACAAGTTCAGCAAGATGTGATTCGGAAAGTGTGA
- the rpoC gene encoding DNA-directed RNA polymerase subunit beta', with translation MKDLLNFLKAQHKAEEFDAIKIGLSSPDMIRSWSFGEVKKPETINYRTFKPERDGLFCARIFGPVKDYECLCGKYKRLKHRGVICEKCGVEVTQTKVRRDRMGHIELASPVAHIWFLKSLPSRIGLLMDIPLRDIERVLYFEMYVVTEPGMTDLEKGQMLTEEEYLDRLEEWGDEFTAKMGAEAIKDLLSTMDMHAEAEMMREELETTNSETKRKKVTKRLKLVEAFIQSGNNPEWMILTVLPVLPPDLRPLVPLDGGRFATSDLNDLYRRVINRNNRLKRLLELAAPDIIVRNEKRMLQESVDALLDNGRRGRAITGSNKRPLKSLADMIKGKQGRFRQNLLGKRVDYSGRSVITVGPYLRLHQCGLPKKMALELFKPFIYSKLETRGMATTIKAAKKMVEREEAIVWDILDEVIREHPVLLNRAPTLHRLGIQAFEPVLIEGKAIQLHPLVCAAYNADFDGDQMAVHVPLTLEAQLEARTLMMSTNNILSPASGDPIIVPSQDVVLGLYYMTREKINVKGEGMYLAGPEEAEKAYRTKSAELHARVKVRITETVVDEDGNSTTETKMVDTTVGRAMLWQIVPKGLPYSLVNQKLGKKQISNLLNEAYRKLGLKDTVIFADQVMYAGFAYAALSGVSVGIDDMVVPQAKYDEIESAEEEVREIQEQFQSGLVTAGERYNKVIDIWASTNDRVAKAMMDNLSSETVTNRDGEEEQQESFNSIYMMADSGARGSAAQIRQLAGMRGLMARPDGSIIETPITANFKEGLNVLQYFISTHGARKGLADTALKTANSGYLTRRLVDVAQDVVVHEHDCGTHEGVDMMPHIEGGDVKVALSELALGRVVAQDVLKPGTEDVLIPRNTLIDEKWCQIMEDNSVDSMKVRSVVTCDADFGCCAQCYGRDLARGHLVNQGEAVGVIAAQSIGEPGTQLTMRTFHIGGAASTAAAENSIQAKNTGSVRLHNAKFVINKDKKLVITSRASEMTIIDEFGRTKEKHKLPYGSMLTKGDNDAVQAGETVANWEAHTLPIITEVAGRIQFVDMIDGVTVSRQTDDLTGLSSSEVTEPAARPAAGKDMRPAIKLVDEQGNDVMIAGTDMPALYFLPGKAIVNIEDGAEVGIGDTLARIPQKSGGNRDITGGLPRVADLFEARKPKEPAILAEHSGTVSFGKETKGKRRLVITRDSGDAYEEMIPKHRQLNVFEGERVERGDVIADGPETPHDILRLRGIHAVTQYIANEVQEVYRLQGVKINDKHIETIVRQMLRKCTITHAGDSEFLPGEQVEYSQVKIANRTLEAEGKELVRFERDLLGITKASLATESFISAASFQETTRVLTEAAVSGKRDDLRGLKENVIVGRLIPAGTGFAYHQDRQAKRNEEQEGPSAEQATDNLVALLNAGFSAEE, from the coding sequence GTGAAAGACTTATTAAACTTTCTAAAAGCACAGCATAAGGCCGAAGAATTTGATGCAATCAAAATCGGTCTATCTTCACCGGACATGATTCGTTCATGGTCTTTTGGTGAAGTGAAAAAACCTGAAACGATCAACTATCGTACGTTCAAACCTGAGCGTGATGGTCTGTTCTGTGCGCGTATTTTTGGTCCAGTAAAAGACTACGAATGTCTTTGTGGCAAATATAAGCGTCTAAAACACCGTGGTGTGATCTGTGAGAAGTGTGGCGTTGAAGTAACCCAGACTAAAGTTCGTCGTGACCGTATGGGCCACATCGAGCTTGCGTCTCCAGTTGCACACATTTGGTTCCTAAAATCACTACCGTCTCGTATCGGTCTACTGATGGATATCCCTCTGCGTGATATCGAGCGTGTTCTTTACTTCGAAATGTACGTAGTAACAGAACCGGGTATGACGGATCTAGAAAAAGGTCAGATGCTTACTGAAGAAGAGTATCTTGATCGTCTAGAAGAGTGGGGTGACGAGTTTACCGCTAAGATGGGTGCAGAAGCGATCAAAGATCTGCTGTCTACAATGGACATGCACGCTGAAGCGGAAATGATGCGCGAAGAGCTAGAAACAACTAACTCTGAGACTAAGCGTAAGAAAGTCACTAAGCGTCTAAAACTGGTTGAAGCGTTTATCCAATCTGGTAACAACCCAGAGTGGATGATCCTAACTGTACTTCCAGTTCTGCCGCCAGATCTACGTCCTCTAGTTCCACTAGATGGCGGTCGTTTTGCGACTTCAGATCTGAACGACCTATACCGTCGTGTGATCAACCGTAACAACCGTTTGAAGCGTCTACTAGAGCTTGCTGCTCCGGACATCATCGTACGCAACGAAAAGCGTATGCTGCAAGAGTCTGTTGATGCGCTTCTCGATAACGGTCGTCGTGGTCGTGCGATCACAGGTTCTAACAAGCGTCCTCTAAAATCTCTTGCTGATATGATCAAGGGTAAACAAGGTCGTTTCCGTCAGAACCTACTTGGTAAACGTGTAGACTACTCTGGCCGTTCTGTAATCACAGTAGGTCCATACCTTCGTCTACACCAGTGTGGTCTTCCTAAGAAGATGGCACTTGAGCTATTCAAACCATTTATCTACAGCAAGCTAGAAACTCGTGGCATGGCGACGACGATCAAAGCAGCGAAGAAGATGGTAGAGCGTGAAGAAGCGATCGTTTGGGATATCCTAGACGAAGTTATCCGCGAACACCCAGTACTATTGAACCGTGCACCAACACTTCACCGTCTTGGTATCCAGGCGTTCGAACCAGTACTAATCGAAGGTAAAGCGATTCAGCTACACCCACTTGTGTGTGCGGCGTATAACGCGGACTTCGATGGTGACCAAATGGCGGTACACGTGCCTCTAACTCTAGAAGCACAGCTTGAAGCTCGTACTCTGATGATGTCGACAAACAACATTCTGTCGCCAGCGTCAGGTGATCCGATCATCGTACCTTCTCAGGACGTTGTATTGGGTCTTTACTACATGACTCGTGAGAAGATCAACGTTAAAGGTGAAGGTATGTACCTTGCTGGCCCGGAAGAGGCTGAAAAGGCATACCGTACTAAGAGCGCAGAGCTACACGCTCGCGTAAAAGTACGTATCACTGAAACCGTGGTTGATGAAGATGGCAACAGCACAACAGAGACTAAGATGGTTGATACCACTGTTGGTCGTGCAATGCTATGGCAAATCGTACCAAAAGGTCTTCCATACAGCTTGGTAAACCAAAAGCTAGGTAAGAAACAAATTTCTAACCTACTGAACGAGGCATACCGTAAGCTGGGTCTGAAAGATACCGTTATCTTTGCTGACCAAGTAATGTACGCCGGTTTTGCTTATGCAGCACTTTCTGGTGTTTCTGTTGGTATCGACGATATGGTTGTACCTCAAGCGAAGTACGACGAGATCGAATCAGCAGAAGAAGAAGTTCGCGAAATCCAAGAGCAGTTCCAATCTGGTTTGGTAACGGCAGGTGAGCGCTACAACAAAGTGATCGATATTTGGGCATCGACCAATGATCGCGTAGCGAAAGCGATGATGGACAACCTTTCATCTGAAACGGTAACTAACCGTGACGGTGAAGAAGAACAGCAAGAGTCGTTTAACAGCATCTACATGATGGCTGACTCGGGCGCTCGTGGTTCTGCAGCTCAGATTCGTCAGCTTGCTGGTATGCGTGGTCTGATGGCACGTCCAGATGGTTCAATCATCGAGACGCCAATCACCGCGAACTTTAAAGAAGGTCTAAACGTACTTCAGTACTTTATCTCAACGCACGGTGCTCGTAAGGGTCTTGCGGATACGGCACTGAAAACAGCGAACTCGGGTTACCTAACTCGTCGTCTTGTTGACGTTGCTCAGGACGTTGTTGTTCACGAACATGACTGTGGCACCCATGAAGGTGTTGACATGATGCCTCACATCGAAGGTGGTGACGTTAAAGTTGCACTTTCTGAGTTGGCACTAGGTCGTGTTGTTGCTCAAGACGTTCTTAAGCCAGGTACTGAAGATGTTCTGATCCCACGTAATACTCTGATTGATGAGAAGTGGTGTCAGATCATGGAAGACAACTCTGTAGATAGCATGAAAGTGCGCTCAGTAGTGACCTGTGACGCGGACTTCGGTTGTTGTGCACAGTGTTATGGTCGTGACCTAGCACGTGGTCACCTAGTGAACCAAGGTGAAGCAGTTGGTGTTATCGCTGCTCAGTCTATCGGTGAGCCGGGTACACAGCTTACGATGCGTACGTTCCACATCGGTGGTGCAGCATCGACAGCAGCAGCAGAGAACAGCATTCAAGCGAAGAACACAGGTTCTGTGAGACTTCACAATGCTAAGTTTGTTATCAACAAAGACAAGAAACTTGTTATCACCTCTCGTGCGTCAGAAATGACCATTATCGATGAGTTTGGTCGTACTAAAGAGAAGCACAAACTTCCTTACGGTTCGATGCTAACTAAGGGTGACAACGACGCAGTTCAAGCTGGTGAAACAGTGGCAAACTGGGAAGCGCACACACTACCAATCATTACTGAAGTAGCGGGTCGCATCCAATTTGTTGACATGATCGACGGTGTAACAGTATCTCGCCAAACTGATGACCTAACGGGTCTATCTTCAAGCGAAGTAACTGAACCAGCCGCTCGCCCAGCAGCAGGTAAAGATATGCGTCCAGCGATCAAACTTGTTGATGAGCAAGGTAACGACGTAATGATCGCCGGCACAGATATGCCAGCACTTTACTTCCTACCAGGTAAAGCGATTGTAAACATCGAAGATGGTGCTGAAGTAGGCATTGGTGACACATTAGCTCGTATCCCTCAGAAATCTGGCGGTAACCGAGACATCACCGGTGGTCTACCTCGCGTAGCAGACCTATTTGAAGCACGTAAGCCGAAAGAGCCTGCAATCCTTGCTGAGCACTCAGGTACCGTTTCATTTGGTAAAGAAACCAAAGGTAAGCGTCGTCTAGTGATCACTCGCGATAGCGGTGATGCATACGAAGAGATGATTCCTAAGCATCGTCAGCTAAACGTGTTCGAAGGTGAACGTGTTGAGCGTGGTGACGTTATTGCTGATGGTCCAGAAACTCCGCATGACATCCTACGTCTACGTGGTATTCACGCTGTGACTCAATACATCGCGAACGAAGTTCAAGAAGTATACCGTCTACAGGGTGTTAAGATTAACGATAAGCACATTGAGACTATCGTTCGTCAGATGCTACGTAAGTGTACGATCACTCACGCAGGTGACTCTGAGTTCCTACCAGGTGAGCAGGTTGAGTACTCTCAAGTTAAGATTGCTAACCGTACACTAGAAGCAGAAGGCAAAGAGCTTGTACGCTTCGAGCGTGACCTACTAGGTATCACGAAGGCATCGCTAGCAACAGAATCGTTCATCTCTGCGGCATCGTTCCAAGAAACGACGCGCGTACTAACAGAGGCAGCGGTATCTGGTAAGCGTGATGACCTACGTGGTCTGAAAGAGAACGTGATTGTGGGTCGTCTGATCCCAGCGGGTACTGGTTTTGCGTATCACCAAGACCGTCAAGCTAAGCGTAACGAAGAGCAAGAAGGTCCATCTGCTGAACAAGCAACGGACAATCTAGTCGCTCTACTGAACGCAGGTTTCTCTGCTGAAGAGTAA
- the rsd gene encoding sigma D regulator, translated as MVMLNKFKQVQEQWGGSSEVIDHWLETRQALIVEYCKLASLQPSSSQGNVAELPSPKDLKSFSGHLVDYISEGHFKIYDMVMDKWQATGFKTNEDIDATYAKIVMTTEPLLEFNDKYSKLLADDELTAFETDMSKVGEILELRFEVEDHLIQLIADSLAIPPGA; from the coding sequence ATGGTCATGCTAAATAAATTCAAGCAAGTACAAGAACAATGGGGTGGCTCAAGTGAGGTCATCGATCATTGGTTAGAAACGCGCCAAGCGCTTATTGTTGAATATTGTAAACTCGCATCACTACAGCCTTCTTCCTCTCAAGGCAATGTTGCGGAACTCCCCTCGCCTAAAGATCTCAAGTCTTTCTCAGGTCACTTGGTTGACTACATCTCGGAAGGTCATTTTAAAATCTACGACATGGTCATGGATAAATGGCAAGCAACCGGCTTTAAAACCAATGAAGACATTGATGCTACTTATGCCAAGATAGTGATGACCACTGAACCTCTGCTTGAATTTAACGACAAGTATTCAAAACTTCTCGCCGATGATGAACTGACCGCTTTTGAAACGGATATGTCCAAGGTGGGAGAAATCCTTGAGCTAAGGTTTGAAGTGGAAGACCATTTGATACAGTTGATTGCGGATAGTTTAGCGATACCGCCCGGGGCTTGA
- the rplJ gene encoding 50S ribosomal protein L10 produces the protein MALNLQDKKAIVAEVNEAASGALSAVVADSRGVEVGAMTSLRKQAREAGVYMRVVRNTLARRAVEGTEYECLTDTFTGPTLLAFSNEHPGAAARLFKDFAKENKDFEIKAAAFEGAVTDADVLATLPTYDEAIARLMMCMKEASAGKLVRTIAALRDQKQEEAA, from the coding sequence ATGGCTTTAAACCTTCAAGACAAAAAAGCAATTGTTGCTGAAGTCAACGAAGCAGCCAGTGGTGCACTTTCTGCAGTTGTAGCTGATTCTCGTGGCGTTGAAGTAGGCGCGATGACTTCTCTACGTAAACAAGCGCGTGAAGCGGGTGTTTACATGAGAGTTGTTCGTAACACTCTAGCACGCCGTGCAGTAGAAGGTACTGAGTATGAGTGTCTAACAGACACTTTCACTGGTCCAACTCTACTTGCATTCTCTAACGAGCACCCAGGTGCTGCAGCGCGTCTTTTCAAAGACTTCGCTAAAGAGAACAAAGATTTCGAGATCAAAGCTGCTGCATTTGAAGGCGCGGTTACTGATGCTGACGTACTAGCGACACTACCAACTTACGACGAAGCAATTGCACGCCTAATGATGTGCATGAAAGAAGCTTCTGCAGGCAAGCTGGTACGTACTATCGCTGCACTACGCGACCAGAAGCAAGAAGAAGCTGCTTAA